In Enoplosus armatus isolate fEnoArm2 chromosome 2, fEnoArm2.hap1, whole genome shotgun sequence, one DNA window encodes the following:
- the alkbh5 gene encoding RNA demethylase ALKBH5 — MAASGYSDLREKLKSMTPHRDEEKNKYVDGTSNGSGKGRKRKFRESDDDEYEHSDDNAELREQEARRVKSSILQKSIFTPEECALIEEKIDEVVSQGEAGLYREHTVDRAPLRNKYFFGEGYTYGSQLEKRGPGQERLYRKGEVDEIPSWVHEVVIKRLVSSGVIPEGFVNSAVINDYQPGGCIVSHVDPLHIFARPIVSVSFFSDSALCFGCRFQFKPIRVSEPVFVLPVNRGSVTVLSGYAADDITHCIRPQDIKERRAVIILRKTRPDAPRVDSDSPLRSSPAERPAPLKAKRSHRKADPDAAHRPRVLEMDKEENRHPSFSRHRRHSISSENYWKRGQNSDKHRESSGRKVKMRRH, encoded by the exons ATGGCAGCCAGCGGATACTCTGACCTGAGGGAGAAGCTGAAGTCCATGACTCCACACAGAGacgaggaaaaaaataaatacgtGGACGGGACGAGCAACGGCAGCGGAAAAGGTCGAAAGCGCAAGTTTCGAGAGTCCGACGACGATGAATATGAGCACAGCGATGACAACGCGGAGCTCCGGGAGCAGGAGGCCCGCCGGGTGAAGAGCAGCATCCTACAGAAGAGCATCTTCACACCGGAGGAGTGCGCCCTCATCGAGGAGAAGATCGACGAGGTGGTTTCCCAAGGAGAGGCTGGACTTTACCGTGAGCATACCGTAGACAGGGCACCCCTCCGCAACAAGTACTTCTTCGGGGAGGGATACACGTATGGATCCCAGCTGGAGAAGCGTGGACCGGGCCAGGAGAGGCTGTACCGTAAAGGAGAAGTGGATGAGATCCCGAGCTGGGTGCACGAGGTGGTGATCAAACGTCTCGTGTCAAGTGGAGTGATCCCAGAAGGGTTTGTCAACAGTGCAGTCATCAATGATTATCAACCAGGTGGCTGCATTGTGTCACATGTAGATCCTCTGCACATTTTTGCACGGCCCATCGTCTCAGTGTCCTTCTTCAGTGACAGCGCGCTCTGCTTCGGCTGTCGGTTCCAGTTCAAACCGATCCGGGTGTCAGAGCCAGTGTTTGTTCTGCCTGTGAACAGAGGGAGTGTCACAGTTCTCAG TGGCTATGCTGCTGATGACATCACCCACTGCATCAGGCCCCAAGACATCAAGGAGAGGCGTGCAGTTATCATCCTCAGAAA GACCAGACCTGATGCTCCTCGAGTGGACTCTGACAGTCCTTTAAGGTCTTCTCCTGCAGAGAGACCCGCTCCTCTGAAAGCCAAACGCTCTCATCGCAAAGCAGACCCTGATGCTGCACACAG GCCGAGAGTTCTAGAGATGGACAAAGAGGAGAACAGACATCCGTCATTCTCCCGTCACCGTCGTCACAGCATCAGCTCAGAGAACTACTGGAAGCGTGGCCAAAACTCTGACAAACACCGGGAGAGTTCAGGACGCAAAGTCAAAATGAGACGGCATTGA